The genomic region ACATTGAAGCAGAAAAAAAATTGCAAAAAAGCAAAGATATTATCACACTACAACGCATGAAAACAGCTGCTCTTATAAGCTTTGCTTGCCAAGCAGGAGCACTCATCGCCAATGCTTCGAAAGAATTAACAGAAAAACTTGCTACTTTTGGAACTTATCTTGGTTTAGCCTTTCAATTAACGGATGATCTTCTTGATTTCACCACCAGCAGCGAAGTTCTTGGCAAAACCGCTGGTAAAGATGAATCCGCGCAAAAAGCCACTTTTGTTCGTCTTTATGGCATTGAAGAAACACAAAAAAAACGAGATGAATTCATTGCTAAAGCAGAAACACTTCTACTCCCTTTTGGTGCCAAAGCAAAACCACTCCTACACGCTGCCCATTTTAGTGCAACACGTAAAAATTAACGCCTCCATAAACCCTCACACATATCATAAACAAAACATAAGAGTGATAACAGGCAAAAATGAAAACCCACCAGCAATAGAATATATAAAGCTTTTTTTATTTCAGTTTATAGAACTAATTTTTTCCAGTTTGCCCAAAGCGTGTATGAATATAATCATTCAAAATTGTTTCAAACTCTTCAGCAATGTGATCACCGCGCAAAATTTTTACCTTTTTTCCTTCGATAAAAACAGGTGCTGCTGGACTCTCACCCACCCCGGGTAATGAAATGCCAATATCAGCATGTTTTGATTCTCCCGGTCCATTAACGATACAACCCATCACAGCAACCTTTAAACTTTCAACACCAGGATATTTTTCACGCCAGACAGGCATATTTTTGTGCAAATCCGCTTCAATTTTTTGCGCCAATTGCTGAAACACTGTCGAGGTTGTGCGACCACATCCAGGGCAAGCAGCAACAACAGGCAAAAATTGCTGAAACCCCATCACTTGCAAAAGCTCTTGCCCCACCTTTACTTCTCGTGTCCGATCTCCACCAGGTTCAGGCGTTAAGGAAATACGAATGGTATCGCCAATTCCTTGTTGTAACAAAATTCCCAAAGCCACAGCAGAAGCAACAACACCCTTTGTTCCCATTCCTGCTTCGGTCAATCCCAAATGGAGCGCATAATCACAACGCCCTGCCAAACTGCTATAAACAGCAATAAGATCTTGCACATCACTCACCTTAGCAGAAAGAATAATTTTATCACGCTCCAACCCAAGCTCTTCCGCAAAAGCAGCTGAAAGCAAAGCCGACTGAACAACCGTTTCCCGCATAACTTCAGCAACAGATAAAGGATTTTCCTGCTTTGCATTTTCATCCATAAGCCGTGTCAACAACACATTATCAAGAGATCCCCAATTCACACCAATGCGAATAGCTTTACCATACCGACAAGCGATTTCGATAATTTCTGCAAACTGGCGATCCTTTTTTGCACCAAAACCGACATTACCAGGATTAATTCGATATTTTGCCAGCGCCTGTGCACAAGCAGGATGTTCTGATAAAAGCTTATGTCCAATATAATGAAAATCCCCCACCAATGGTATAAAAAAGCCTAATCGCTCCAATCGCTCACGTATTTTAGGCACAGCAGCAGCAGCTTCATCACGATCAACAGTGATGCGCACCAATCGGGAACCAGCTTGCCAAAGAGCTGCAACTTGTGCAACGGTTGCATCAATATCAGCAGTATCAGTATTGGTCATTGACTGCACAACAATCGGATGATGACCACCAACCATCACATCACCAACTGCAACTCCAACAGACCAGCGACGTTCAAGAGGTTTAGATAAAAAATACGCTGTGTTCATCAAGTCCTCAAATTTTCAAAATCTAGCACTTATCGACTATCATTTCATTGACTCATCTCTGTCCCCTTAAGGATGAAAATTCCTTCAAATTGCCAATCTCTTTACGGATGAGGCTTTCTCAAGATGCTCTCATCTTATTCATCACTTCTGTGATTTATTTGAGCTGTCTATTCACTTCATGGAATCATTGGATAAGCCTTATCCTAAATATCCCGTTTAATTTTACACTTTTACACCGGGTTTATTCAAAAGAAAACTGAAATGAGACAAAGGACAAGTCTGTATGCTTATCACACCTTCCCCCTTAAAAGATAATTTTTTACAGCATGACAAATAATGCTTATGGCAATATAATGTAAAAGACACCGTTTCATTCAATCAAAGCATTTGTCTTTTTACATCAGCGACAAAGAGCGCCATTAATGCAACCTTTCAATTTCCAAACCGTTATAGCAAAGCCCCACACACAATTCCAATTCTTATAAAACAATATCATACATGAAGGAGTCAACAAATGTATCTATTTTCAACCCACGCCAAAAATGCTAAAATTAAGAAACGCATTGCAAAATTAAAAAGTGAACTTATCCCTGTCAGCCAATGGGGCTCCTCTCATAATGACAGCTTTGAAAATATCTCTGATATGCTTAACACATGGAAACAAAAAGGCCGTCACGCGCTTTACCACCTCAATGAGCACGCCACAGAATTGAAGAAAAAAGTAAAAGAACACCCTAAAACAACCTTCGCCTTAGCTGCTGGATTAGCTTTAGCTGGTTTTTTGCTGGTACGCAAAAACTAACCAGAAAACCAGTTTTTTTAACGTATCCCCGCCCCTTTTAATGCCTGTTTTATATCGGGCATTTTCCTCTATTTTAAAAACCATAACGTTAAAAAACGTGATAAATCACCATAATCATCTCGATAAAATCACATCGCACCCTAACGGATGAGGGATCTCCCACACCACCAATCTGATGACAGATCGCTTTTTTCGAGCAGATGAAAAAGCTTATATCAGCACCCTAAAAGATAATATTTTACAATAGTGCAGCTACCAGCTTAAAGAGATGTATCATGATAAACCAAACAAAATCCTCTAAAGTGAATATCCACTTGCTATAAGAAAAAGGTATAAAGAGCAAACTCAAAAAACCCAAAATTCTACCCTCCAGAGTCGGCACGCTGTGAAGTATCTACATATGTAACAACAGACATACCAGGAATGAGCTTTTCAACCCCTTCCTGTCCAGGATCTATTGCAATACGCACTGAAATACGTTGGGCAATTTTAATAAAATTGCCCATTGTTGTATCTGTTTTTAACAAAGAAAATTCTGAACCTGTTGCAGGCGCGAATCGAACCACACGCCCTTTTAATTTCTTATTGTTCAATGCATCAACAGAAAAAATAACCGGTTGCCCAACACGCATTTGAAAAAGCTGTGTTTCCTTGTAATTGGCAATAATCCAAATATCATCAGAAATGACAGAGACCAATTGCGTACCAGGCAAAACATATTGCCCTACCCGCGCACCAACCAGCCCAACATACCCTGTTTTAGGAGATAAAATCTTGGTATGATCCAGATTAAGTTTAGCCAATTCAACACTAACCTTTGCGCTCGCCACCTCTGACTGTAAACTTTGTCGTTCAAGATCCAACTGCTTTTGCAATTGGCGTTTTGTTTCAAGCGCCGCCAACAATTGTGGGAGAGGGCGAAAAACAGAACTGGAAGTATCAGTAAAACTCAGCTTTTTGTTTTCAGGAAGAACATTGGAAAATGCTTTTGAGCGCGCTAATTCTGCTTCTGCAGCATTAACTTCTCCCTGTAAAATCTGAGCTTGCAACACAACACTTGCAAGTTTTGCATTTTTTGAATCAAGAACAGCCTGTGCTCGTGCCAACTGTTGGCGAAACAAGGCATCATCGAGTTCAAACAAGAGCATTCCCTTTTCAACGCGTTGATAATCTTGCACATAAATTCGTGAAACCACACCTGAAATTTGTGAACTAACCAAAGTCACATTGCCTTTAATGGAAGCATTATCGGTTATTTGAATGGTACTAACAAAAGGAGGCAACCTCCACGCCCATAAAATCAGCAAAATACCAGTAATACCTGCAAGGAATGCAATAAGCGTTGCTCTCGATCGTAATGCTTTTATCACTTTTTGCACCCCTTTTCACGAACATGAAATTGCTTTGTGAATGTATAAAAAGAACATAACTTTATAGATATTTTGACAAGAAAAACAGCAAAAGCAAGCATGGCAATATAAAAATACAGTCGAAAAACATCATCATAAGCAAAAATATTTGCCGTTAACTTAAACTTTTCAATCAGCCCAGATGTACCTTGCTCATCCGCCAAAAACTGAGAAACAGAAGCACCATAATGGGAAGAAAATAAAGTATTGACCTCCCCTGAAATAAGCGGATCGGTAACAACAATATTTTGCGTTAAAGATTCAAAGTTTTTATGGGCGAAAAAAAACTGTAAACTGCCAAAAAAAGCCGCTCCCATTAATCCCCCTGTCACTTGTGTCAACAAAAAGACAGCAATAAAACTTAAAACATAACGTGGTCCTCTCTCGCCAGATATCACAAACCCTCTGCAAAGAGCAGGCGGTAAAAAAAGTGCATAACTAAAACTCACCAAACCTTGACTAAGCATCATATCTTGAGGCTGTGTTAAATAGTTCACATGGCTGTCCAAATATGTCCCAATCGCCAAACAGCCCAAAGAGACAAGATAAAAATAATCTTCACGCCCAACACGTAAAAAAACACACAAACTGCTCCCCCTAAAAGGGTCCCCAATATGATCGCAAGATACATGGGTGCCATCTCACGATTTAGCAAACCAAAAAGATTAAAAAAACCTACTGCTAAAGTTGACCGCTCCAGTAAAAAAACATGAAAAATCAATAAAATGAGAACAGATTGCACCATTTCTTTACTGAAAAGCCAACGTAAATCAATCAAGGGCTTTTCTCTATTAAGTTCAATAATAATAGCGATAGTCAAAGAAAAAACGGCAAAGGCCAACCCCCAACCAATCCATGGCGCTTCATACCACCAATATAATATACCAACAGACATAATCACCGCATTGAGTCCAAGTCCCAGTGCAATTAAACCATAACTTACCCAGTCTAATTTCTGAATAACCTTATTGCGTACCACAGGGGTTAGCGGAAGGGCATAGATACATCCCAAACTGATAAGAACCAACCCCATTTCCAATGCTGAAAGACTTGAAAAT from Bartonella birtlesii IBS 325 harbors:
- the ispG gene encoding flavodoxin-dependent (E)-4-hydroxy-3-methylbut-2-enyl-diphosphate synthase — protein: MNTAYFLSKPLERRWSVGVAVGDVMVGGHHPIVVQSMTNTDTADIDATVAQVAALWQAGSRLVRITVDRDEAAAAVPKIRERLERLGFFIPLVGDFHYIGHKLLSEHPACAQALAKYRINPGNVGFGAKKDRQFAEIIEIACRYGKAIRIGVNWGSLDNVLLTRLMDENAKQENPLSVAEVMRETVVQSALLSAAFAEELGLERDKIILSAKVSDVQDLIAVYSSLAGRCDYALHLGLTEAGMGTKGVVASAVALGILLQQGIGDTIRISLTPEPGGDRTREVKVGQELLQVMGFQQFLPVVAACPGCGRTTSTVFQQLAQKIEADLHKNMPVWREKYPGVESLKVAVMGCIVNGPGESKHADIGISLPGVGESPAAPVFIEGKKVKILRGDHIAEEFETILNDYIHTRFGQTGKN
- a CDS encoding HlyD family secretion protein → MIKALRSRATLIAFLAGITGILLILWAWRLPPFVSTIQITDNASIKGNVTLVSSQISGVVSRIYVQDYQRVEKGMLLFELDDALFRQQLARAQAVLDSKNAKLASVVLQAQILQGEVNAAEAELARSKAFSNVLPENKKLSFTDTSSSVFRPLPQLLAALETKRQLQKQLDLERQSLQSEVASAKVSVELAKLNLDHTKILSPKTGYVGLVGARVGQYVLPGTQLVSVISDDIWIIANYKETQLFQMRVGQPVIFSVDALNNKKLKGRVVRFAPATGSEFSLLKTDTTMGNFIKIAQRISVRIAIDPGQEGVEKLIPGMSVVTYVDTSQRADSGG